In Paractinoplanes brasiliensis, the following proteins share a genomic window:
- a CDS encoding outer membrane protein assembly factor BamB family protein yields MANGEIDLGEVTRGTPAVVMTDRLVPRRALLTLLTAVLVAVTTAGAPLPASARPLVVAARLGDTTFLDEHRMMLVSGSSALVAQVSHRVVRAYDLPSARLLSTTTVTVSGGINQVLSAGGTVVVSYQVDASGTWATVAVAEGTEQTRWRRTARLIAVSEPEEQVLLGTDEAVHAVDLRTGKTRWTLPRPRDGYIAETGWADDYPRWLVLLSDSGRLESYDPYTGALLATRTVPPRKGRAHGFIWPVDDLVMADDGTPGLAAYRLPELTPLWHTGADLSGSWMQAACGDLICTFRRQRGLTAIDAATGRKLWENPDWAYAEPVGRYLLATRAERGIDDPGLWVIDPATGSARGDFGRWEFLAATGDGRLYAKLDVPGAYTVHYAILDPATLSVRLLGTAADVSNSCQTAAGLLICRLIDASVAMWPLR; encoded by the coding sequence GTGGCGAACGGAGAGATCGATCTCGGCGAGGTGACCCGCGGGACGCCCGCGGTCGTGATGACCGACCGGCTGGTGCCGCGCCGGGCCCTGCTGACGCTGCTCACCGCCGTCCTTGTCGCCGTGACCACGGCCGGGGCCCCGCTTCCGGCCTCCGCGCGTCCCCTTGTCGTCGCGGCCCGGCTCGGCGACACCACCTTCCTCGACGAGCACCGGATGATGCTGGTCAGTGGCTCGTCGGCGCTGGTGGCGCAGGTGAGCCACCGGGTCGTACGCGCCTACGACCTGCCGAGCGCGCGGCTGCTCAGCACCACCACGGTCACCGTCTCGGGCGGCATCAACCAGGTGCTGTCGGCCGGCGGCACGGTGGTGGTGTCGTACCAGGTGGACGCGAGCGGCACCTGGGCCACGGTGGCGGTGGCCGAGGGCACCGAGCAGACCCGCTGGCGGCGTACGGCCCGGCTGATCGCGGTCTCCGAACCCGAGGAGCAGGTGCTGCTGGGCACGGACGAGGCGGTTCACGCGGTGGACCTGCGTACGGGGAAGACCCGCTGGACGTTGCCACGACCGCGGGACGGCTACATCGCCGAGACCGGCTGGGCGGACGACTACCCGCGCTGGCTGGTGCTGCTGAGCGACTCGGGCCGGTTGGAGAGCTACGACCCGTACACCGGGGCGCTGCTGGCGACCCGTACGGTCCCGCCTCGTAAAGGCCGTGCCCACGGGTTCATCTGGCCGGTCGACGACCTGGTCATGGCCGACGACGGCACGCCCGGCCTAGCCGCGTACCGGCTGCCGGAGCTCACCCCGCTCTGGCACACCGGCGCCGACCTGTCGGGCAGCTGGATGCAGGCCGCCTGCGGAGACCTGATCTGCACCTTCCGCCGGCAGCGCGGACTCACCGCCATCGACGCCGCCACCGGGCGCAAGCTGTGGGAGAACCCCGATTGGGCGTACGCCGAGCCGGTCGGGCGCTACCTGCTGGCGACCCGGGCCGAACGCGGCATCGACGATCCGGGGCTCTGGGTGATCGACCCGGCGACCGGCTCGGCCCGGGGGGACTTCGGCCGCTGGGAGTTCCTGGCGGCGACGGGGGACGGGCGCCTCTACGCCAAGCTCGACGTGCCGGGGGCGTACACCGTGCACTACGCGATTCTCGACCCGGCCACGCTCTCGGTGCGGTTGCTCGGCACGGCGGCCGACGTCTCCAACAGCTGCCAGACCGCGGCGGGGCTGTTGATCTGCCGCCTGATCGACGCCTCGGTCGCCATGTGGCCGCTTCGGTAG
- a CDS encoding response regulator transcription factor yields the protein MRVLVVEDERNLCDAIARGLRRKGMAVDVAYDGLQGHEMAYVTRYDVVVLDRDLPGMHGDEICAALVESGALTRVLMLTASGTVADRVEGLQLGADDYLAKPFAFEELVARVQALGRRATPAAPPVLTVGNLVLDQTRRVVTRGGTPIELTNKEFGVLEELLKARGGVVSSEELLERVWDANTDPFTTTVRVTVMTLRKKVGDPPLIETVVGAGYRVPEPVVLS from the coding sequence GTGCGTGTGCTGGTAGTGGAAGACGAGCGGAATCTCTGCGACGCGATCGCCCGCGGGCTGCGGCGCAAAGGCATGGCCGTCGACGTCGCGTACGACGGCCTGCAGGGCCACGAGATGGCCTACGTGACGCGTTACGACGTCGTCGTCCTCGACCGCGACCTGCCCGGCATGCACGGCGACGAGATCTGCGCGGCCCTGGTCGAGTCGGGCGCGCTGACCCGGGTGCTCATGCTCACCGCCAGCGGCACGGTCGCCGACCGGGTCGAGGGCCTGCAGCTCGGCGCCGACGACTACCTGGCCAAGCCGTTCGCCTTCGAGGAACTGGTGGCCCGGGTGCAGGCGCTGGGCCGTCGCGCCACCCCGGCCGCCCCGCCCGTGCTCACGGTGGGCAACCTGGTGCTCGACCAGACCCGCCGGGTCGTCACCCGCGGCGGCACCCCGATCGAGCTGACCAACAAGGAGTTCGGCGTGCTCGAGGAGCTGCTCAAGGCACGTGGCGGCGTGGTGTCGAGCGAGGAGCTGCTGGAACGGGTGTGGGACGCCAACACCGACCCGTTCACCACGACCGTACGGGTGACGGTGATGACGCTGCGGAAAAAGGTGGGCGATCCGCCGCTGATCGAGACCGTGGTGGGCGCGGGTTATCGGGTGCCCGAACCGGTCGTTCTCTCATGA
- a CDS encoding sensor histidine kinase has translation MTVYLGRNKRPGFTLRPTLRLRLTLLNGILLVGAGAILVLLAWLLVGDVMHPSVGLQPGSTVTLTDGRSVDAAQWQEALVDQAAREMLVKGLVALFAIGIIGIAGAYAVAGRALRPLHIVTQTARRLGEETLDQRIKYSGADDEVAELARTFDAMLDRLAGAFESQKRFVANASHELRTPLAVMRTEIDVTLSDDEADVAEYRRMAKVVRNASERANGLVDALLVLARSEAQSGRRLVRKVPADMAISVTNALSAVKAEAERLKLDVTTDLQPAPVVGDPSLLDRLAGNLIENAIRYNHLLGRLWLRTGTLNGQARLVVGNTGYEVEPGDVPGLFEPFRRGGWERTGSRGSGLGLSIVRAVCDAHGGTVTAVAQAGGGLEVTVSLPTADATPVVAASAAVPRAKGLGVA, from the coding sequence ATGACGGTCTACCTCGGCCGTAACAAGCGCCCCGGTTTCACCCTCCGGCCGACCCTGCGGCTGCGGCTCACACTGCTCAACGGCATCCTGCTGGTCGGCGCGGGAGCGATCCTGGTGCTGCTGGCCTGGCTGCTCGTCGGGGACGTGATGCACCCGAGCGTGGGGCTGCAACCCGGCTCCACCGTCACCCTGACCGACGGGCGTTCGGTCGACGCCGCCCAGTGGCAGGAGGCGCTGGTCGACCAGGCGGCCCGCGAGATGCTGGTCAAGGGCCTGGTCGCGCTGTTCGCGATCGGCATCATCGGCATCGCCGGGGCGTACGCGGTGGCCGGCCGGGCCCTGCGCCCGCTGCACATCGTCACCCAGACCGCCCGCCGCCTCGGCGAGGAGACGCTCGACCAGCGCATCAAGTACTCGGGGGCGGACGACGAGGTGGCCGAGCTGGCACGCACCTTCGACGCCATGCTCGACCGGCTGGCCGGCGCGTTCGAGTCGCAGAAACGCTTCGTGGCCAACGCCTCGCACGAGCTGCGCACGCCGCTCGCGGTGATGCGTACCGAGATCGACGTGACGCTCAGCGACGACGAGGCCGACGTGGCCGAGTACCGCCGGATGGCCAAGGTGGTGCGTAACGCGTCGGAACGGGCCAACGGGCTGGTCGACGCGCTGCTGGTGCTGGCCCGCTCGGAGGCGCAGTCGGGGCGGCGGCTGGTGCGCAAGGTGCCGGCCGACATGGCGATCAGCGTGACCAACGCGTTGTCGGCGGTGAAGGCCGAGGCGGAGCGGCTCAAGCTGGACGTGACGACGGACCTGCAGCCCGCGCCCGTGGTGGGTGATCCGTCGCTGCTCGACCGGCTCGCGGGCAACCTGATCGAGAACGCCATCCGCTACAACCACCTGCTGGGGCGGTTGTGGCTGCGCACCGGGACGCTCAACGGGCAGGCCCGGCTGGTGGTCGGCAACACCGGGTACGAGGTGGAACCGGGGGATGTGCCGGGGCTGTTCGAGCCTTTCCGGCGCGGGGGCTGGGAGCGTACGGGGTCGCGAGGTTCCGGGTTGGGGCTGTCCATCGTGCGGGCGGTGTGTGACGCGCACGGGGGGACTGTTACGGCGGTGGCCCAGGCCGGGGGAGGCCTGGAAGTGACGGTTTCCCTGCCCACGGCGGACGCGACACCTGTCGTGGCCGCTTCGGCCGCGGTGCCGCGGGCCAAAGGGCTGGGCGTCGCCTAG